In the genome of Scylla paramamosain isolate STU-SP2022 chromosome 10, ASM3559412v1, whole genome shotgun sequence, the window TCCTCCAACACTCTCCTCTTGTGGGCTGTCCCTTCAAACCCACttccaataccaccaccaccactaccactaccactatcacatGTGCTCAAAACTGTCAcgttgcatcctcctcctcctcctcctcctcctcctctccctcctcctcctcctcctcctcctcctcctcctcctcctcgtctccaatatttctctccacttttctgttcttcctcactctctctctctctctctctctctctctctctctctctctctctctctctctctctctctctctctctctctctctctctctctctctctctctctcctcctcctctcgtctcctctcctctcctctcctctcctctcctctcctctcctctcctctcctctctctctctctctctctctctctctctctctctctctctctctctctctctctctctctctctctctctctctctggctgtggGCTGCGTTCTATTGAATCTGCTTTTGGTTCCGGCACTTGGCAATATTCtggtgtttttccttctcttattggCCACTGTCTTCTATGCCCGCACCTCACTCTTCGTCACGATCTGTGAATTTGTTGGCTTTGTCCTGATTCTTCCCAACGCCTCTCTTGTTGACACCTGCCTTTCTGTGTGGCCTGCGTTTTATTACcgacctgttctctctctctctctctctctctctctctctctctctctctctctctctctctctctctctctctctccacttgtcCTATTTTTCCACtctatttccttattcattgcctcctcctcctcttcctccttctcctcctcctcctcctcctcctcctcctcctcctcctcctcctcctcctcctcctcctcctgccctctttTTCCACATCCATTTTTATCCTCATGTCACTCCTTTTCTACCTCATTCTTcatatctttttcctttccctatgttcctcctcctcctcctcctcctcctcctcctcctcctcctccacctcctcctcctcctcctcctcctcctcctgccctggCCCGCCTGCAGCGTGACGCCAGGACGACGCATCTCCTGACCTTGGCCCGGGTCAGGTAGTGCCTCGGGGAATATAGGGACATCCTCACAGGTCAGTGGTGGCCCCTTCGTGCTACTTAGAGTTGATATGAcctttgcgtttttttttttttcttctttttttaagatTGATACATTTTGGTTTTGAATTTTTTACCAGTTtggtttttgttttatcttttttttttttacgtatatatTTACACATTTTTATACGATCTGATATAcgtatacattttttatttttatttgaaccTAAAGCAAGCAACTGCGGTGGCTTAGTGGCCTTACATACATAGTTCAGAACGCAACTCACTGGCTAAGAAGGCAGCAACTCAGTCTCTttcacattcattcactcacccatctattcactcactcactcatacggACATTCGCTCTCTGGCTGGCTCGCTCACGCATGAAGCTTGGGCATCAAAGGCATTGTGACTAACCAGCCTCTCTTGCCTAGTATGCCGCTTCCTTTGTCTCGACTCCTCGGATCAGCTCGGGGAGGCAGTGTGTACAAAGCCGCTCATTACACATAGACCGAGTGTGCGCGGAGCCTTACTCGCTACCATTATGCCCCTGTGTGTATAGATGTGTGCATTCTTATCATGACAGAACCAGAGGGAGGTGGAAAACTGAACGTACCCATTGAAACAATAATTAAGCTGTTAGTTCCACGTTATTACTTCGGGTgtcagtaataatgatagtggtcATAATGGTGATattggtgataatgatagtCATGATCTGAAGGGGTTATGGTGAAGATGAGGAGGCGGGTGGTACGTTACAATGTTTGGAAGCtgaaaagtttgtgtgtgtgtgtgtgtgagagagagagagagagagagagagagagagagagagagagagagagagagagagagagagagagagagagagagagagagagttatttgcATATCGGTGCATCACTTCAGACTTACGTGAATCTAATCTTGACACAAGAaagatgtgtgtgcgtgtgtgtgtgtgtgtgtgtgtgtgtgtgtgtgtgtgtgtgtgtgtgtgtgtgtgtgtgtgtgtgtagccgcCCATTCGCCTCCCCGACCACGCCCATCCTAAGCCGCCCCTTCGTCAGCGCCGCCGTCACCGCAGTTGCCGTTGCACCGTTCCTTTCTGTGTTTGGTTAGCGAGACGTTACGTACTGGCCGCCCAGAGTACATAGCCACCTATTATACTTGTCCCGTTGATTATAGAAGCCTTTTCTCGCACCTGTAACTCTTAATGAGCTTTATTGCACCTCTTAGTGTTTGAATCTATATATTGCTGTGCAAGGAAGACCTGCTTATTGTCTCATTTGTTTGTCAACACGCCCTCAGTCCCGCTCAtcacactttgttctctcaattacttattttttgtctttgtgttgctttcaaaaataaacaatgaagacTGTAAATATTAGGGGACGaagttgttatttatttaccattttttttatttattcatcatttttttttttatctttatgaaGTTATGTCAGTGTTTATGGAAATTTGGCAAGTTAACAAAAATTACTATTTTTTGCACTTTATTCTAAATAAGTACAATTTATTGATAATCGCGAGAAGAATACATTTTTCCCTTCGAGTCGTCATTAATCCAAATATAACAAACATTAAACAATAATGAGCCGTACTTCCCGCCAGCACAGTACTGATTTATATTACTGGTAGTTTGCACTGCACTGTAAATTAAGCATAGTATTAACAACATTTTGATATTCTGAATTGCCGCTGTACATTGACCAATTTGTCACATTGTCCCGTCTTCAGCTCCCAAATGAACTCAAAGGTAAAGTTTCTGTCCTGCTCCTTAGTGTTGCCCGGACCTTCTTCGCCTTGGTCTTAGTCGCTATACTAGGTTATTTTGCtcacctgtttcttttttcattgtatcAACAGCACGCCCAGCCTTGCCTCGCCGCCTCTTGCTTTAGTCCGCTGTTGCTGTATTCAGTTAGTTTGCCTCTTTTTTGGGCGAACTGGGGTAATATTTTCCAGCACGCGAATACAACATTTTTTAGGGTTTAGATGTTAGACGAGTCCCTACACAGTGGATGTGATGTGGCGAGAGGTGGAGCCCAGCGGagaccttccctcccccatccccagCCCACACCTGCCCACCGCCCAGTTCCTCGTGTGGACTGTAGCCGGCATGTCGTGTGCGCTAGTCCAAAGTCCTCctctttgttgtgtgtgttctcgTGTCCTCCTAGCGTAGCTGCTCTCAtcatcaggaaaaaaaatgaaacgttAATGGCTTACTCAGTTCATGTCACAGAAGCCATTCAACGACTCTACCCGTAGATCTTAGGAATAACATTGCCATATATCTGCAAAACAGTCATAAGGATAAACACTGAAGAAGAAAACCTTATATGTCCAACGCCACTTCCTCTCCCGTTACCCTCTCCACATCCCCTCGTTCATTAATCTTCCCCACCACTCCGTCCTTTTTGTATAGAATAACACGGAGCAAGTCCCAGCCTCTCCCCAACATACCCTTCCTCGTTCCCTGCCCACCTCTCACACTTTCCTCACCTGCACCCCACACAGATGACTTCACGCTAGGGGAGATCTATCTGTCGCTCACGCTGACCAAGGGCCAACTGGAGGTCGAGGTCAGCCACGCGCGGGGACTCCCCTCAGCCGCGTCGGGGCAGGAACCAGGCAAGTCTCATTTCTTAGGAGGTCTTGTTTTGGAGGTGGTATCAGAGCTTATCTGTTTGTTGTTCCAAAgctattttattattgtatctcatcttctttagtgAATACACTCATGTTTATTCAAATTAGCCTGGAAATATGTTACACAAGAATGCAGACTTACACCCAGTAGACAAACTTGGTTGCACCAGTCTAACTCTTACGATTGGCCTCACAGACACCTACGTGAAGACCTATCTGAAGGACGGTGATCGCCGCATACAGAAGCGCAAGACCCGGGTGACGCGCCATTCCCAGGAGCCCCAATACAACCAGACGCTCCGCTACGCCGCCAGTGATGCCCTCGGTCGGTCCctgctggtgatggtgtgggAGCGGCAGCGGGGCTTCGAGCACAACATCGGCATGGGTGTGGCGGAGATCAACCTGTCTAAGCTGGAGCGGGGCCACAAGACGCAGCACGGGTGGTACCGCCTCCTGCCAGTCAGCAGCGTAGTGCGGGTCGACTCGGATTCCGGAGACAGCGTGCGCTAGCGAGGGAACGCCTTGACTACTCCCACAgccatgctcctcctcctctcccttctccttcttcacctaCTATTGACACTCCTCCAAGTTCGCCAGAAGGAGGGTGGGGACTGGGCGccgctagacacacacacacacacacacacacacatacatacacacacacacacacacacacacacacacacacacacacacacacacacacacacacacacacacacacacacacacctcaagaaacacccttggaaactcTCCCTTTATCTCCTGTTGTACATAGCAATGAGAAATGGCTGTAGAAGTGCCACCACTTCCTCggccctactactactactgctactactactcgaCACACACCTTCagcagaaaatgaaaatggcGATGGGTAACTGTAACAGAAGCACACTAGTGGAAGGCACAGGTGACGCGCGGGCACGTGAGTTGCCTGCTGACCCTCTGAGGCATTCCTGGGATCTGCTTGGTGCTATATTACACCAAAAGGGCGACATtatagctttctctctctctctctctctctctctctctctctctctctctctctctctctctctctctctctctctctctctctctctctctctctctctctctctctccccgcatcCCCTACTCTAGTCGCCGTTTCAGTTGCCTTTCTGCCTCAGACTCGCCAAGGTCTGATCGCATGCACAAACTCTCGCCTCTTCCCGACCAAGGTGAAagtaagctgtgtgtgtgtgtgtgtgtgtgtgtgtgtgtgtgtgtgttgaaggtaATTGACTTTAGCTTGTTAGAGAAATTTCATTAGTTGATTTCCTTATCTATATCCGTTTATCGACAGCACTGTGTGTTCGTCTatctgtgtgttttgtcttttcgtAATCTATAATATTTTTGTCGTACTTTTCACCACGTTCGGTGACCATGACAATCACAAACACATTCCTAATattcatgtgcgtgtgtgtgtgagctgacGTATGTTTCTGGCTACAATTTActgatatttatatttgttgccACAATCTCAAAAACGACATCACtattatcctttcttctttttcattgttatcgcttttttttcctaagccACCGCCACCAAACATTGTAGTACCTTCCGATGGGGGGCGCGACTCCCACGCCCGACAGTCGACAAGAAGTCCAGGGGCGGGACACGGGCTGGGAGGGGCTGTAAAGCATGTTTGCTCTGGGGATggtggagatttttttttttcatctactacCGTTATTCCAAAGAATTTTCccgagagaaaggggaggagaggtaggTGAGAGATAATTTGAGATACAGTGGCAAAGATCATCCTTGCCTTACGATTATTTTATGAAGCATTTACAAAGTACTGGGtgcaggagaaaaagaaggacgaccgggaggaaaagaaaggtgtgtgtgtgtgtgtgtgtgtgtgtgttttggggagggGGTTATGAACAAAGCACTAGTCTTTATCATTGACTCTGCAAACTTGATTCCAGACGAAAAAGCTCCGCTCTTCCGAACCTTCCTCGCACAAAGAGAGACATGAATGTAAACTCCTACTCCCGCTCCTACTTCATGCATTAGTAATTACCTTCGACTTAGCGCGActcctttttattatattaccgaggtggagggaaggcgatgctattattatttactttcctaTTAATTCACTCTCGTATGTTTCCTTCACGCGTCTTTAGGCCAGTGATGCAGGTAAAACGTTAGGGATGGGAATTTCAAAGTTTATGTAATCGTCAggtgttgctttttttatttacaaagtAAGCAACAGTAAATTGTTTTCCTGGAAACTGCAGGAGTGCTTAGAATGGTGAAGGAGTGCTTAaaatggtgatgtgtgtgtgtg includes:
- the LOC135104522 gene encoding regulating synaptic membrane exocytosis protein 4-like; this translates as MLHKNADLHPVDKLGCTSLTLTIGLTDTYVKTYLKDGDRRIQKRKTRVTRHSQEPQYNQTLRYAASDALGRSLLVMVWERQRGFEHNIGMGVAEINLSKLERGHKTQHGWYRLLPVSSVVRVDSDSGDSVR